The Megalobrama amblycephala isolate DHTTF-2021 linkage group LG10, ASM1881202v1, whole genome shotgun sequence DNA segment GCTGTAGAAAACTGATCCATGAAACGGTGTAATTATGTGTTACTTATACCTCGAGAGTGAATTATTGATATCAGCATTTGTATTCACAAGATTATTTGTGTAGTGGTAAGTGGGACATTGGGTGAAAGTTTTTTTGCCCTTTGTCCTGACCATGCCCTTTGTCCTGATCATGCCCATTTAGCAGTACCCACAAATTACGCAACACCCTGAATAGTCAATATAAAATTGTATAGTTCCCTGTATAGTTCACACACTGCTGCACCCTGTATAGTTCACACACTGCTGCACAGCAAAGAGTTTTAAAGTGTTACTTCATTTTGTGAAAATGTCTGGGAAAGTTGTGTTGCATTACTTCGATGGAAGAGGGAAAATGGAGTCGATCCGATGGCTTTTGGCCACAGCTGGAGTCGAGGTTTGTTGCATAAAGTCTAGAAATTTTTCCATgtctcaaaaaagaaaaaatggaaAGCAATTTCCACATTACATATACAgatgcaagaaaaagtatgtgaaccacttgcagaatctgtgaaaatgtgcaaaattttaacaaaataagagagatcatacaaaatgcatgttattttttatttagtactgtcctgagtaagatatttacataaaagatgtttatatataatccataagacaaaaaatagctgaatttattcaaataaccccattcataagtatgtgaaccattgattctcaatattgtttttgtgttttgtgatggttgttcatgagtcccttgtttgtcctgaacagttaaactgagctctgttcttcagaaaaatcctccaggtcccaaaaacttgaaccctttacaacagtgactgaatgattttgagatccatcttttcacactgaggacaactgagggactcaaactcaactattaaaaaagttcaaacattcactgatgctgcAGAAGGAAACaaaatgcattaagagtcggggggtgaaaacttttgaacaggatgaagaggtccaaatttttcttatttcgcttgaatatcatttttttttttttttttcatttagtactgcccttcggaagcaacagaagatacgtgcttgtttcccagaagacaaattaaatacaatttaccttgatcttcaaattccaaatgttttcacccATCCCCCCATCCAGGTTCAaacagtgaatgtttgaaccttttttaatagttgagtttgagtccctcagttgtcctcagtgtgaaaagatggatctcaaaatcctacagtcactgctggaaagtgttcaaatatgcaaaaaatgctggaaaactgaagaatctgcaggagctggaggatttttctgaagaacagagctcagtttaactgctcaggacaaacaagagactcatgaacaaccatcacaaaacataaaaacagtcgtggatcatcaggtaaccacacacagtattgagaatcaatggttcacatacttatgaatgaggtttttaataaattcagctatttttttgtcttgtggattatatataaacttcttttatgtaaaatatcttactcaggacagtactaaatgaaagataacatgcattttgtattatctcccttattttgttaaaattattaacattttcacagattctgcaagtggttcacatactttttcttgcaactgtatgtAACTTTTCTATTGTagctattttaataaaataaaataaaataaatcaattcgCTTTTTTGCGTTGACTTTATTTTGGTGTTGTGTTCACAGTTTGAGGAAGTGATTATAACCAAAAGGGAGCATTATGTTAAACTGTTGAATGGTATGTTGACTATTCATTAAATTCCTCATCAATCATCTCTTCTTGTTTTCTGAATCTATATATTAATGTGATTCCTATGTTTACTGTAGATGGAGCCCTGATGTTTCAGCAGGTGCCTTTGGTTGAAATAGATGGGATGCAGCTTGTCCAGACAAAGGCTATCTTGAATTACATCGCTGGAAAATACAACCTCTATGGAAAAGACCTTAAAGAACGGGCTTTGTAAGTATCAACTTCAAATGCAGATTGTTTCGTAACTGTTAAGAAACTAGACTCCAGtaattagttatttttaataAGATTCAGTAGCCTTGTTTTTCCACCACACCTAACCAATTATCACTGTATTTTGTCCTGAAGGATTGACATGTATTCAGAGGGAACCCTCGATCTAATGGATCTTATCATGCTGTATTATTTTTTCTCCGAAGACAAGCAGAAACGGCTCAGTGATATAGAGCAAAAGGCAAAAGAGCGCTTCATGCCTGTGTTTGAAAAGGTACTGATAGCTCTGACTTTTCATTCCTCCCATTATGAAGCATGATTCTCCATATTGGATAAATGAAATCATGCAATTTCTGATATGACTCTTTTAGGGTCTTGCAAACTCTGATTTCCTGGTGGGAAACCAGTTGAGCCGCGCTGACGTTCACCTTCTGGAAGCCACTCTGATGCTGCAGGAGTTATTCCCTACAATACTGTCAACCTTTCCCAAAATCCAGGTGCTGTTCCACACTTTCCCACACAGACCAGAAAACTCTTTTTGTGAACATGTCCGTATCTTTAAACATTGGTGTACAAACAAACAGTCAGAATAGAGTGATGTTAAGTTTCATTAAATATTCAAGTTTATATTCAAtaccaataataaaaacacagttCTGATTGTCGGATATACAGTAGGGAGTGAGAGAGTAATCTGGTTCAGTTTAGTGAAGCTGTGTGTTGCCTGAACAATTCAGTCCATGAATCAAACCGATAATTCCTTTGATCAGCTTAAtaattgggttttttttttaacattatgattatgattatgattttttaaaaaccttttatTTGTTTCACAGGCGTTCCAGGAAAGAATGAAGGCCTTACCAAAAATCAGCAAGTTCCTGCAGCCCGGCAGTGCAAGAAAACCTCCATGTGATGAGGTGTACGTGAAAACCGTGAAGGAAGTGTTTAGCCACCTCTTTAAGTAGAAGAACCACAGAAAACCAGTTCTTCAAAACATTTAGATGatgttaatcattaattaatttacaaGCTTccttattaaatttaaaatggacAGATTTATTTGGAATGTACAAGATATAGTTTGGATAAAGTGATAATATTGTGATATGAAGACTGCAGCTGTTCAGTACATGTTGtcaggaagtgtgtgtgtgtgcatgagctCTTAAAATCAAACGTCTCAGAACCATCATGAGGTTCTGAAATAAGAACACAGTCAGATTGACCATCAGAATAAACTCTCAGAcagatcatcatcatcatcatgccACATCTGCACCTGTCAATCTGATTTAACATATACAGTCATGGTCACAATCATggcctaaaactaactttttgccacacctgccaataaatatttttaataccagtcatgaatattttttatcAGCCATGAAACTGGTAAAGTGTAACtgtaataaagtaatcaaatgcaaaataacgctgcatagtcttcactgtataaattaaacagtttaatccttattaaagcagTGAGTGatgtttctttgtcttttgttgtttaacaTTATGGACACAGagggcagcaggtttattaggctgctgtcactttaagaactaatgcatggatccaatatactgatacacatgcgtttctttctcaactgtttattgtagcgaaattaactcaaaggggaaatattaataattattcataactcattatgattattaattatgattaattatgaatatgtaaatccgtTAATCGGATTAACtggatgtagctacattaagattaatattacaatcaattaacctgttcgtccagtaaacactcagtgttgattgtttattaattctaagaaatgttaatttccaggtcatggaaaaataacattcttattgCACCGTATCTAAATCGGGATctaaatcacttaagaggcaactTATTAGCAGAcagagtcagaaccaaacatgtatcgtgcacaatttttattaactaactcacaaacacataactaaactaacaaacacataacataacatacacaaagggtcacacacatacgtaggtcagaatgagtaatgatagagttgaaccggaggaggtactgttactagagctataggaaaagtcaaagacaatctggaaaagaatcatcagtttccTCAGTAATAAAACACCTTTGCTGACAAAGGTAAGCTTTTACAACATCAATACTAAATTGCTatttagtgttcaaatgtacgaatacttgcaagatgcctttaggctgaggagcatcggctctgccatctgaggagagatcttgaggATTCAGTCcaaagttgttgccagtcttttcTATGTTGgatgatgagcacatggctgggttgtAGGCCGAGGGCGGCCTAGGCCTGCAGGCAAAAAGGGTTCAGTTTAGTCGTCCAAAACGCAaggaaagagagggagtggcattgctgtctagcttttaacctctggtcaaagtccaacCTCTAAAGGTTGATGCAGCCAATGAAGGTGCTGTATTTCCGGGTGACCAcgcacccctcctgtcagggcttttacgaccaagaaagattaacaagttgagtttttttaataagaactattaaagattcttgtaatactgatgtgttgcgcAGGTATGGACAAACCGCATAcccaagcatttaaatcttcccgctacaaacgcatagacactaaacatggcatgattgaagttaccttaaatgCATCATAAACATACACATAAATACGTGAATACAATGATTGTAATACAgcaacagtaataatggataatATTTCATTTCCTGGGATTGTGCCTGTTCATTCAtagaacagtctgtctatacattaatgcaagAGAGTCTGTGTTATGTGTGGATAATGCAggaaaaatgcacatttttgtgtgtctcttctctgctctccaTGGGGCATTTATTGGTGCAATAAAATTGGTAACTGAGAACTtctcgggggatggggacagtcggatcccagagtgagcttaaaactattggtgaactaacaaataattgtgtctgatttgtctcagtcattacattatgttcacttaagacataactgaataTGTTTATGAAGATACTCACCAATACAGGCATTTTCAAGTGTAAGAAAAGACGTGAAAGAGCTCAGTTCAGTATTTGTGTGCTGTCTGTGTCTCAGTTCCCGTCTGCTattggactccatttcccataatcctccctggcCCACACCTACACTCGCTCCTCCACTCTGTgctcacacacacctgtcaccTATCATCATCCACTCATCACCACAGCCCTAATTAAGCACTCCACTCACCTCAGTTCACTCTCCGTTCTCGTTTGTACAAAGGACTTTCCATGTTTGTTCCCAAGACTTCCAAGTTGTTCTACTCCAGCGTGTTTACCCAGTGTCCGTGTGATATCTTCTATGTGTGAGTTCACCTACCATCTCCTACTGTCTCTCCAGCCTACCAAACTGCAACCATCCACTTTCCACGAACCTGTATTCCTGTGTCTACCCTGCTGTTTGTCAATAAACCTACCATCTGTTTGCATCCCTGTTGTCTCCTACCTTTCTGTCTGTAACAGTCTGAGACACAGATTTCTGAGACACAGATTTCTGAGACACAGATTTCTGAGACACAGATTTCTTCGCATCTTCTTGCTTGAACATTTCAATTGGTAAGGCTTAAACTTTCGTGACGATGCAGCGCTCATGTCCCTAAGTTTCCAGTGACCTCTGAGTCTCCAGCCTGGCTTCTTAAACCAGCACCACCCTGGTTCCCTAAACTGCCGGCACCTCCCTGGGCTCCTGAGCTGCCTGTACTGCCATGGGGCCCTGCACTATCCGTTACCATCATCATGGCTTCCTGAACAGCCATTACCTTCCTGTGTTACCGGTGCCATCCTGGAGGTATCTCAAGTCAACCACCTGTCACTTATCCAGGACACCCACTCTGACTGGAATCCCTTTTTGCATGAGGTCGCGCCTTCTGGGAGGGGAGAATAATGTCACCAGCTCCATTCACCATGCCTGCCTCCTCAGCATTACACTTCCCAAAATCCTCCCTGCTCACCACCTGCGAACACTCCTCCATCACCCATACCTGCCAGCAATTACCCTCGTTATCTCACCCTATATTAGCAGTCACCATA contains these protein-coding regions:
- the LOC125277527 gene encoding glutathione S-transferase 3-like isoform X6 produces the protein MSGKVVLHYFDGRGKMESIRWLLATAGVEFEEVIITKREHYVKLLNDGALMFQQVPLVEIDGMQLVQTKAILNYIAGKYNLYGKDLKERALIDMYSEGTLDLMDLIMLYYFFSEDKQKRLSDIEQKAKERFMPVFEKGLANSDFLVGNQLSRADVHLLEATLMLQELFPTILSTFPKIQAFQERMKALPKISKFLQPGSARKPPCDEVYVKTVKEVFSHLFK